One region of Camelina sativa cultivar DH55 chromosome 6, Cs, whole genome shotgun sequence genomic DNA includes:
- the LOC104698766 gene encoding uncharacterized protein LOC104698766 has product MPYSFQPPPYSSTPTGNESGLTVLKPLQIQKIQLQLLIGVKFQVGGNTGSGSSGSNRSRESDASDSSSVGSVARPMGRDAAKEKGKKKGKELERLDKITMRQEEANQLMTERTEAKKMKMYLKLSEKEHLDDRSKELLEKLSHDLFGN; this is encoded by the exons ATGCCATATTCATTTCAACCACCTCCTTATTCTTCTACTCCAACGGGTAATGAAAGT GGATTAACAGTGTTGAAGCCACTCCAAATACAAAAGATTCAACTCCAACTC CTTATTGGGGTAAAATT TCAAGTAGGAGGGAACACTGGATCTGGGAGCAGTGGATCGAATAGATCCCGTGAGAGTGATGCAAGTGATTCCAGTTCTGTAGGATCGGTTGCTCGTCCAATGGGGAGAGATGCAGctaaagaaaaagggaaaaagaaaggtAAGG AGTTGGAACGATTGGACAAAATAACCATGAGGCAAGAGGAGGCAAACCAATTAATGACAGAAAGAACAGAAgctaagaagatgaagatgtatCTAAAGCTAAGTGAAAAAGAGCATCTTGATGACCGAAGTAAAGAGTTGTTGGAGAAGTTGAGTCACGATCTATTTGGAAATTAA
- the LOC104698767 gene encoding expansin-A25-like, which translates to MNLSMSFVVLLAILVSAANLVLAHVGLTNIDSSWYDAHATFYGDMSGGETMQGACGYGDLFKQGYGLETAALSTALFNNGQTCGACFELMCVNSQYCKPNAGTIKITATTFCPPNYAEPVQYHWCNPPNNHFDLSMKMFLSFAEYRGGIVPVKFRRMMCGKSGGVRFEIKGNPYFIMVLVYNVGGAGDVTNVEIRGHKSNWIAMSRNWGQIWNTGLNLVGQRLSFVVRTSDGRSLAFFNVAPETWGFGQTYEGKLNF; encoded by the exons atgaatctaTCAATGAGTTTTGTTGTATTACTGGCGATTCTTGTGTCGGCGGCCAACCTTGTCTTGGCTCATGTCGGTCTTACGAATATCGACTCTTCGTGGTACGACGCACACGCTACGTTTTATGGCGACATGAGCGGCGGAGAAACGATGC AGGGAGCGTGTGGTTATGGCGATCTATTCAAACAAGGTTACGGTTTAGAGACCGCGGCGCTAAGCACGGCGTTGTTCAACAACGGACAGACTTGTGGTGCATGTTTTGAGCTCATGTGTGTAAACTCACAGTATTGCAAACCTAACGCCGGTACGATCAAGATCACAGCCACGACTTTCTGCCCACCAAATTACGCCGAACCGGTTCAGTACCATTGGTGCAACCCTCCTAACAACCACTTCGACCTATCGATGAAAATGTTCCTTTCGTTCGCTGAGTACAGAGGAGGGATAGTTCCGGTGAAGTTTAGGAGAATGATGTGTGGTAAGAGTGGTGGTGTGAGGTTTGAGATCAAGGGCAATCCTTATTTTATCATGGTTTTGGTGTATAACGTTGGTGGTGCAGGAGATGTGACTAACGTTGAGATTAGAGGGCATAAGAGTAATTGGATCGCTATGAGTAGGAATTGGGGACAAATTTGGAATACTGGTTTGAACTTGGTTGGACAAAGGCTCTCGTTTGTGGTTCGGACTAGTGATGGTAGGAGCTTGGCGTTCTTTAATGTCGCACCGGAGACTTGGGGTTTCGGTCAAACTTACGAAGGAAAACtcaatttttag